In Rhinatrema bivittatum chromosome 1, aRhiBiv1.1, whole genome shotgun sequence, a single genomic region encodes these proteins:
- the LOC115094954 gene encoding protein ZGRF1-like — protein sequence MSCQEFTVLYTHQKARKSKIWQDGVLKMSSEGNKAVLFDVQGKHLDCLFLKVISGEYEAPYNLWEDASSDYYSEASEDILSELSPPDKRRRSPPEDSSFSGFVQATAETIPFQLLTEEDACHKMLEVLQFVDDPKEVMAIPVEPGDDLESDRFLITVEAEKFTEYSSHDKLEKKELPKTKRSGLKPFGHPRLQLSVGLKRKSTGFQGPREVPKKTADEVHAPAISPPAKRSYTSCSPSYTTSSLFSTVYRKDTEINLPATSSNILWRNTVAPDKKPGMLDPSLLSASSVGFPNEVGETEKYTHSITAKSTVEQLKCKGAVPYSAEDSPTPSGVTVSQNIRSRTKILALLKFNPTSVVEEKKSLGAAQCHPGDQLGENMNDLSEKCIDTDLCTSNVIEERENIQPKHPSNSISKSKWDIYLPQRPTDLPCETEKKHLEEFHCLHLGLQEPHSQDEIYIFGSQQLNEKGDGTNGDRSMEKNYEQSSWDQNAATLLSTLCRNDGAAYKSAGSEHAPKDKENKSQTSKFNEITNSLSLEGSNYSASSKELCVLQKTAQNGSTTHLTDSVKDPKVSPAAESLSCRLSPRTLSESRGNSIEGIVDDDIVSAGGAVKDILPVSGDFGDPLQDFVEITFNLLDNFDFGVSEEDKPQESSSLSPSSESLLKSTLVKNGVRSPEKMTSNQGENNLIKNMSLSANINVCKSINGEALLSDKISMDEERIVKDSSPESLLDFKPSESEHIIQRANAENFQITDDKKAFNLSQVSVLTNSLMMNEEHTSASEHKGMTLCEFNRKVDESREIEIFQNIKQIAPVTSSCLSPFSEMFLQSPEYIFSAPTNVSEKGTIVHKGVQSRDLSLSYRDPDITSDSPLLTVSLKNGDENCCALIKKKCCATTSSKLDNEVEDPCVSKTSIPSLGSKYLSEELEAYVNLSCNTIAVNGDKYENSEGNCQKRWVNADKSLALSRLVKDLSLLRSLTEHSTALESLEGLEMMRGENTDLLPEPSTAGDEDDPTREAEA from the exons TGGTGAGTATGAAGCCCCTTACAACTTGTGGGAAGATGCCTCTTCCGACTACTACTCTGAGGCCTCAGAGGACATTCTGTCGGAACTTTCTCCCCCGGACAAGAGACGGCGCTCGCCTCCCGAAGACTCATCCTTCTCAGGCTTTGTGCAGGCAACAGCGGAAACCATTCCCTTTCAGCTTTTGACTGAAGAGGACGCCTgccacaagatgttggaggtcctccaatttgtggatgacCCTAAGGAGGTGATGGCCATCCCC GTGGAACCTGGGGATGACTTGGAAAGCGATCGATTCTTGATCACAGTTGAAGCAGAAAAATTCACAGAATATAGTTCTCATGACAAACTTGAGAAAAAAGAATTGCCTAAAACAAAAAGAAGTGGTTTGAAGCCTTTTGGCCACCCTCGCCTGCAACTGTCTGTTGGCTTGAAAAGAAAATCTACT GGTTTTCAAGGACCACGTGAAGTTCCAAAGAAAACAGCAGATGAAGTTCATGCACCTGCCATTTCCCCTCCTGCTAAGCGATCTTATACTTCCTGTTCGCCATCTTATACCACTTCTTCATTGTTTTCCACTGTGtacagaaaagatacagaaattaATTTGCCTGCAACCTCTAGCAATATACTTTGGAGAAACACTGTTGCACCAGACAAAAAGCCTGGCATGTTGGACCCTTCcctgctctctgcttcttctgtgggatTTCCAAATGAGGTGGGAGAAACTGAAAAATACACTCATTCCATTACTGCAAAATCTACAGTCGAGCAATTAAAATgcaagggagctgttccatattCAGCAGAAGACTCCCCAACTCCCAGCGGTGTGACTGTCTCACAAAATATAAGGAGCAGAACAAAGATTTTAGCACTTTTGAAGTTCAACCCAACATCAGTAGTTGAAGAGAAGAAGAGTTTAGGAGCTGCACAGTGTCATCCTGgggatcagcttggagaaaatatGAATGATTTATCTGAGAAGTGCATTGATACAGATTTATGTACAAGTAATGTTATAGAAGAAAGGGAAAATATACAACCAAAGCATCCCTCCAATAGCATTTCTAAAAGTAAATGGGATATTTATTTACCTCAGAGGCCAACAGATCTGCCCTGTGAGACAGAAAAGAAGCACCTGGAAGAATTCCATTGTTTGCATCTGGGTTTGCAGGAACCCCACAGTCAAGATGAAATCTATATTTTTGGATCCCAGCAACTTAATGAAAAAGGAGATGGAACCAATGGTGATAGATCAATGGAAAAGAACTATGAGCAGAGCTCCTGGGATCAGAATGCAGCAACTTTGCTTTCCACACTCTGTAGAAATGATGGAGCAGCATATAAATCAGCAGGTAGTGAACATGCCCCCAAAGACAAAGAAAATAAGAGTCAAACATCTAAATTTAATGAAATCACAAACAGTTTGTCCTTGGAAGGTTCTAATTATTCAGCAAGTAGTAAGGAATTGTGTGTCTTGCAGAAAACTGCTCAGAATGGCAGTACAACTCATCTGACTGACAGTGTGAAAGATCCCAAGGTTTCTCCTGCTGCTGAATCCTTGAGCTGTAGGCTTTCGCCAAGAACACTTTCAGAAAGTAGAGGTAATAGCATTGAGGGTATAGTTGATGATGATATTGTTTCTGCAGGTGGAGCTGTGAAAGATATATTGCCTGTGTCAGGAGACTTCGGTGATCCATTGCAGGACTTTGTGGAGATCACTTTCAATCTGTTGGATAATTTTGACTTTGGGGTTTCAGAAGAGGATAAACCACAGGAAAGTAGCAGTCTTTCCCCAAGCTCTGAAAGCTTATTAAAAAGTACTTTAGTCAAAAATGGGGTCAGAAGTCCTGAAAAGATGACAAGCAATCAGGGAGAAAATAATTTGATTAAAAACATGTCACTGTCTGCAAATATTAATGTTTGTAAATCTATAAATGGTGAGGCACTGCTTAGTGATAAAATATCCATGGATGAGGAGAGAATTGTAAAAGATAGTTCCCCTGAATCATTGCTTGATTTCAAGCCTTCGGAATCGGAACACATAATACAGAGAGCAAATGCAGAAAATTTCCAAATCACCGATGATAAGAAAGCTTTTAATTTATCCCAAGTATCTGTTCTTACAAACTCTTTAATGATGAATGAAGAACACACTAGTGCTTCCGAGCACAAAGGAATGACTCTCTGTGAGTTTAATCGTAAGGTAGATGAATCAAGAGAAATTGagatatttcaaaacattaaGCAAATTGCACCAGTCACCTCTAGCTGCCTCTCACCTTTTTCAGAGATGTTTTTACAGTCTCCTGAGTATATATTTTCTGCTCCTACAAATGTGTCTGAGAAAGGTACTATAGTACACAAAGGAGTACAATCTCGAGACCTTTCACTGAGCTACAGGGATCCTGACATTACATCAGATAGTCCTTTGCTGACTGTATCACTAAAGAATGGTGATGAGAACTGCTgtgcattgattaaaaaaaaatgttgtgctaCAACATCTAGCAAGTTGGATAATGAAGTGGAAGATCCCTGTGTTTCTAAAACTTCTATTCCATCTTTAGGAAGTAAATATCTTTCAGAAGAATTGGAAGCATATGTTAATTTGTCGTGCAACACAATTGCTGTCAATGGAGACAAATATGAAAATTCAGAAGGAAATTGTCAGAAAAGATGGGTGAATGCAGACAAATCCCTAGCCCTTTCTCGGCTGGTAAAAGACTTGTCTCTTCTGAGATCCTTGACTGAACATAGCACAGCATTAGAAAGCTTAGAAGGCTTAGAAATGATGAGAGGGGAAAATACTGACTTGTTGCCTGAGCCAAGTACTGCTGGAGATGAGGATGATCCCACTAGGGAAGCTGAAGCTTAG